One region of Phragmites australis chromosome 18, lpPhrAust1.1, whole genome shotgun sequence genomic DNA includes:
- the LOC133898540 gene encoding uncharacterized protein LOC133898540 → MEHKEFTLLPCWRELRHHPKWQSESSRKKQKTSGAASPASTQNVESSPGAEGADAPASNATPRPKRPPGRARSKEVACGSTLSNSASAPMKEIFDRLFSLKEKIEKDRAERFAEIMNVERQRLRLEEERMQLEKVKEEMVIMNMDLSQMDDEQKEYYKSLRQSIIAARRTSSCPSV, encoded by the coding sequence ATGGAGCACAAAGAGTTCACGTTGCTTCCATGTTGGCGAGAGTTGAGACATCATCCGAAGTGGCAATCGGAGTCCTCGCGCAAGAAGCAGAAGACGTCCGGCGCCGCTAGCCCCGCGTCCACGCAGAACGTCGAGTCATCGCCCGGAGCAGAAGGAGCAGATGCACCTGCGTCCAATGCCACTCCACGACCGAAACGGCCTCCTGGGAGGGCTCGATCCAAGGAGGTTGCTTGTGGTTCAACATTGTCCAACTCAGCTTCTGCCCCCATGAAGGAGATATTTGACCGATTGTTCTCCTTGAAAGAAAAGATTGAGAAGGATAGGGCTGAGAGGTTCGCTGAGATAATGAATGTCGAGCGCCAGAGGCTCCGGCTGGAGGAGGAGCGAATGCAACTGGAGAAGGTAAAGGAGGAGATGGTCATAATGAACATGGATCTTTCTCAAATGGATGACGAGCAGAAAGAATACTATAAAAGCCTTAGGCAGAGTATTATTGCAGCTAGGCGCACCTCTTCTTGTCCATCCGTCTAA